Sequence from the Panicum virgatum strain AP13 chromosome 5N, P.virgatum_v5, whole genome shotgun sequence genome:
AACAATTCACAAAACCAAAGGAGCAGATGGATGGGAACGAACAACACAAAAGGGATAGAAGATAACTTTGTTCAGTGCAGACGAATTGGGAGCAGAGATCGACCCATCGCCTCCTTCCGGGAGATGCTGCGGCGAGTCCAGGTCCATGTTGAAGCATCCAGCCATCGAGGCAGCAGCATCCCATTGCTCCCACGCTGCCTCGGCTGCTAGCACGGCCTCGACCTCGAGGCCTTGAGCGACGCCGTCGCGCGGcatccgcgccaccgccgctgcgccgcccccTTTTTCCGAGTAGATCGAGTTTCAGCGGGTTTCAGGTTTCGACCCGCACACCGGCAGAAGTTCCGAGTAGATCTCTGGTTCTCGAACGGTCTGGGACCGACCCGTGGGTGAGACTCGGGTTGACGGTTTCATGCGGGTTGGGTGCGGTCCGGCAGCCGGTTTTGTGGAACCGCTGAACAGGGCGAATGTTATGTTAGTTGTGGGTTCTGTGCGGGGCCAGGCTAGTTTGGGAGACAGACGGTATGCCACGCACATGCAGGAGTGTTGTTCATCGGCACACACTTCGGCAGGGATCGCAGGGGCATTGCAAGTACACCTTGTTTTGTCTCTTCTTTCCTGGTTGAAAAAGGACAAGCGGCGAAACGTGCAGGTGTGGCCATGCCGTgggatttaaaaaaaaacagggagAGGGGTAGAttggcaagagcaagagcatTCAAACATGCATTCATTCACTCGAGAACTTTTGATCAGGGGGTGGTCTGTGGTCAGAGGGGGAACAGTAACTTCGGACGGCCAAATCATTTGCCAGGCATGATGAAATCAATGATCCTTTTCTTTAACTAAATCATCACAATAGTATACTAACATGTTGAATAATCATCGTCTTCTCGATCTTTCGTGTGCTTGCAGCCTTTATTTACATTCTTTTACTAGTTGGTAGTTCGtttccaaaaaagaaaaaaaaactactgaCTAGTTCAGGTTGAGGCGTTGAGCCACGCTCAGGTTGCGTAAGAGAGAACAATAATAGCCAGTGGCCTCGCCGTGATCCTTGCCGGCCctcaagaaacacaaagatggTTGCAGAGGGAGGGTTGGCAAGGAGCACACGCGCGCTTGCCATGCAGGTGAAGCAGAGAAGAGAGATGATGTTGATGGAGTGAGAAGAAACGCCGAGCGAGGTAGCTTACCCTTGGACTGGAGCACGAAGAGCGCGCCGGCGTCGAGCTTCTGGCCGACGgtgtcgccgccggcctccatctTCTTGGCCTCCTCATCCTCCCGGCTCGCGGCCACAGGTTCCATCCCCATGCCGCTGGAAGGAAGGGGTGGCTACCGGccggctagctagctagtttcTGCCGACGCGAGCAGCTAGCAGCACGTCGCTCTGGCTGAGCCGCCTGAGAGCCCGAGGCGACGACCCTGCCGGCTGCGCGTGCTGTAGCCTGTAGTATCTGCAAGCTCACACAGGGCGTGAGCCAGCTGAGGCCGGCGGCTAAGCTTATATGGGCGCAGCGCCTTGCCGCGTgcgtgctggtgctggtgctggtgcgaGCGCGATCTgcacccatcgagccgagcggACGAAAGGGCCGCGCACCGCGGCGTGGGATCTCCGTGCGGCAGCGTCCTTGGCGCGCGACTGGTTACACGGCAGCCAGATCAGAAGCTAATGGTTGCAACTTGGAGGGGGAAAAAAATACGGGGATTGGAATTGACGGCGCCGAGTACTACGACGGACGGCGTCCATTCCGGTATGgtagaaaaaaataactaagcCTGCTGCGCGACGCCTTTGCTATCTTTGGGGCATCGACCGACCATGTGATGCGTGTTGGCTTGCGCCCGCGCATATGATCCATGTTCAGAGCTGCAGCAGCGCGTAGGTGTGGCACGGCCACTAGCCAGCGCTCGAGCGTCAACGTTGATGGGTGGACCGACCGACCGACCGGTCGAGGCGTATATAGCGTATCTAGTGGCTGAGGAGCGTGCAGAGTCTATGTGGGTGTGCCGTGCCATTGTGTATAAGTGTGTACTCATCCATTCTAAAATATAAGATATTTTGATTTTTGCTAagtcattttttttctaaatttgatcaaatttataaaaaataataatattttgaatgtcAAATAAGAATAATCATCTttattataaaatatattttcataatctACAtatttaatgtgttagatgttaATACTCTTCTTATGCATTTGCTCAAATAACAAAACCAAAATATCTTGTATTTTAGAAGGGAGGGAGTACGCATGCTCCTGCTGTCTACTAGGGGATAACTGAAGATAGCAGTGCTCACTGCGAGCGACCTGAGTTTTctccaaagttttttttttaaatacactCTGCGAACTTATTTTTCTTCAACAAATGGTCAGTCGGCAACTCGGCACGTATTTTCGTCGTTGATGTTTTGCTTATGATGAAGGAGGTGTGTGACAGTTATGGGTGCCGGGGTATCAATCGTAGTGGTATTGGGTAAGTACCGACCGCTATCATATCAACAGCACAAATCCTCGTCAGTGCTACGTCTTTTGTGGATGTAGCAGCAGCCTGTGGGCAAGCAATGGGGAATAACAGCCAAGCATCCGTAAATTCAAAACTGTAGATGATGATTGTATAGTTTGTTCTGACTCTGGCTGTTTATTCTTGTGCTCTGTCCTGTGATCACTTGCGTGCAAGTTGAGTTGGGAAAAAAAATCGACCTGGTGACCTTTTCAACGCTTGGCAACTGAGGCCAGCTGCGGAAACGATTTTCTAACAGTTTCAGCAGCCTGGGTCCACGTGCTTCGTGTAAACAAAGAAGAACTATGCTACTTCGATGCAGGAGGTCTGTCACTGCTGAGTAGGTTATAGATTTATAACTTGCATAGAATACTGCTGCTCTGCTAGCCACACAGGTCGTGAGCATAGTGTAATGGGGGACGTTTACGTTCTTGGTGCCTGCAGGTACACGCTGCTCGCCACTAAAATAAACAAGTGTCATTCGACCGGTGTACATCACCCGTTCCAGATGAAGTGACACCACAACCGAATACAAGGGTCTATTTGGCATGCTTTATTTTAACTGCATCTTTACTTATTTCACATAAATTAAAATACTATAGCGTTAAGATATTTTATAAGCTCGTGCTAAAATGAATTTAAAGCTAGTTGAGGCCAGGTTTTTTCTTCTCCGGCTTTGGCTTCCCTGTAGTGAGCTGTTTTGATATAAGCTATGCCAAAAGAGCAACTAAAGGGTACACTCAGCTTTAACTTGCCAAGATTGTAGGAATTCGGAGTAGGAGAAAGCATGCCGTGTTGTTCTACCAGAGGAGTGGCAAAGCGTGCATTTTTCAATGTAGAAGGGAGAGCAGATAACGTTGTTGTCGAAAGCTAGTAATCCAAATGCAAGAAAGTGCGGCGAAAGCTTTAGATTTCCGGTGAAAAAGTGCATCCACTAACTGTCATTAGTGGGTTCTGGTAAAACAGTGGCAAAACTCGGAGCAGCCAGGTTACTGATCCAACCGTTGATCATGTGCGAAAGAAGAACATGTTCCCGTCAAAAACAGTCAGGACTTCTCTGGATTTGACACTTGGGGTGATAACTGATAAGAATGGAAGAAAAGGTCTCCTCCATTTTGCCCTTCTCATACTTCTGTAGGACACGAAATAGGCCCGGCCTTCCGCGAGCCCAGCCCAATAGCCCAAGTAGTAGCGGCCCATAGTAGAAAGCCGAATGAAAATCGGCCCCATATTATCTTAAAAAAGTCTTCATAGCATGGTGAGTGATGACTATGACGTTCTCTTGTTCTCTTGTTCATAGCAttgttctcttcttcctctgatcCTCCCTTCTTAATTCTTATCCTTCTCCGCGATGTGCAACATATAGGGGCTGCTTGCCCACAATATCGATCCAAAAAAGAAGACAGGAACAATTACTGTGTTTTATTGCGAAAAAGACCATATGCTTGTCTGTTAGCAAAATCGAGCTAATAACTAATCAGTAAGTGATTAATTTATCTCAGTTCAAGCATATTACGAGAGTACGTTTATATGATGGATTCTGACTTGGGGACGATGCTCTAATGGTTCTCCCCCTTTCAAATGTAGGTCTTAGTTTAGTTGCTCCCgataaagttttgaaatagaatctttttacatttaaagtattaaacatagattaatcataaaactaattatagaactcgtctataaactacgagaaaaatttattaaaactaattaatctgttattagcacatatttattgTATCAATTTATTGTTTAATTAcggactaattagactcaaaagatttgtctcgcaacatatatttttcatctatatttaatacgtcatgcatgtgtccaaatattaaTGTGATTgatgtgtaaagtttttgatgGAAACTAAACAAGACCGTATTAACTATATGTTTTAATTTCTCTCTATCCATGATGATACCGAGTCAACAATGGGTTTCCAACAAGGTTTCGCTTTACAAGAGAGCAAAAAAAATCTCAATCCAGCACAGTGGAAGTTCATTAGGAAGTGGGGGGTATTTTCGATCGATGACCACGTAAAGTGGAGATGATGCGGAAGCTAATCCTCTCGTGCTACTGCTAGGCTGCTAGTGCCAAGCCAACAACTGCGTTCAACATGCTGGAGTTGGAGCTgaaatggtgtgagagaaaaatactattggacTGGCTAGAGCTGGAGCttgtggctggagtggtgtgagaggaaaatactattGGCCTGGAGCAGGAACTGGCTACCGAACGGAAGAGCAGCCAAACGGCGACCGAGTACGACCTCGCAGTCACGTACGCACCACTGTCACTTGACCCGCGTCTGACCCTATCATCCGAGTTAATTCCTGAATGACATTGAAATTTTCGCCAATCCCTTGAATGCCACTAAATGACATTAAATGGATTTTTTTGTGTCTATGACATGTGAGATCAATGACAATCAAGAAATTAGCTAAAATTTTAATGGCATTGAGGGATTTAGCTCCTATCATCCCGGATTTCAAACGCACGCCGCACGAACCCACAGTGCCACACCCAGCAACGTCCTCTGACACGGCGGGCCCCGCCCGCCCGCGTCCGCAGaatctccgcctccgcctccgcacgCACGGATTTGTACGCGTCCGAGGCGTCCAGCTCACTGCCTCCGCCCTCCGCCACCCCACCGCATCACGCTCCCCTAAAAGCTAAAAccctcgccaccgccaccgccactccCCCGCTCTGCCCGGACCATACCCCaagcgccgccgcttgccggcGGCGGTACCCCGCCCCAGCGATGTCGTCCGCGTCCGGCGCGCTGCCGCAGCCTCGCCGCGGGCGCCCCGGGCCCTGGcccccggcgcctccgccgcagccgcaggcgcAGCCCCTCTCCTGGGCCAAGCGCACGGGCTTCCAGTCCCGCGTCTCCGGCGAGTCCCTGCCTTCGGCGTCCGCTCCCAACTCCGGGCAGGTCCCCCTCCCTCGCCCCGTTGAGGCCCCTGCCGATCTGGAGTCCGGCCCGCCGCGGGCCCGGCCCAACTCCGTCCTCCCGCCCcctcctgccgccgctgccgccacgagaaatggcgagcggcggcaacccccgccgccccctcctcagcCGAGGACGCGGAGGAGGGACTCCGATGGCGGAAGGCCGAATGGGCAGGCGGCCGCGCCCTCGCTTCCGCAGctacaggaggaggaggaggaggcgccggagcGACCGGCTCATGTGAAGTACGAGCTTCGTGACTCTCCTGGATTATGTAAGTACTCAATCAAGGAAGAGAAACATGCATGTGTGAAGTGCTGCGCTAATTCGTGCGGTCGTGATGTACGGTGTGCTAATTTGAGCTGTTTTTAAGCTGTGTTGCAGTTCCTCTGGTGATATACGGATTCCAGCATTACATCTCCATGGTTGGCTCCATCATCCTGATCCCTCTCGTGATGGTTCCTGCAATGGGTGGCTCAGCAGTGAGTGTGGCATTGATCCTGTAGTATTTCATGCTGTATGACTGATTTAGTGAATATTTTACTTAAGGGCTGCTGTttggatgtgtgttgattaggATGACACGGCAGCAGTGGTGTCCACGGTGTTGCTCGTCACAGGGATGAATACATTGCTGCACATGTTCATTGGAACGAGATTGCCTCTTGTGCAGGGCCCATCCTTTGTATACCTTGCTCCTGCACTTGCGATCATAAACTCCCAGGAGTTCTTTGGGCTCAATGACAATGTATGCATATTTTCATTTGTGTTATGGTGTTTCAGTGCTTATAACATGGCCAGTGTTGCAGTCATGCATTGTTCTCTTGGTTTTGGTCCTCTGGCAGTCCTGACTGAGCTTAACAGCTTGCATTTGATTGCAGAATTTTAAGCACATAATGAAGCACCTGCAGGGAGCTATAATAATTGGAGGTGCATTCCAAGTGATCTTGGGATATACAGGCCTCATGTCACTATTTCTAAGGTGCGCCTCAATTTCTGTTAATAAATACAAAACCATTTTCCTGTCCATCCAATTTAATGCGAATAAATGATTGCCTTGGCAGTGAATGAATAAAAAATAGCTTGGATGAGATGCACTCGTATAGAAAATATAAAACTTGATCTGAAGTTTCATTCTGAATGCCTAATATTTCAAGTCTTTTGTCATGGTCAGAATCATCTTTCACATGGCCATACAATAGAAACAGTGCACATGGCGTATTCTCGAGCGCAGATGACTCAAAAGCTACAAGGGTCATCACAGTTACAAGTGAACACAGTCTGTTTCCAGCCATAAACATCTTTTCACGTTTGCTATAACTGATGAATACATTTACTCATGCACCTAGTCTTTTTGTTGCACAATTCACCATATGTTACTGTGACAAGTAGTAATACTCAGGTGATGTCTTCCTTATTTGTGTTTTGTCTTTATCTGTTTATTTCAGGTTGATAAATCCAGTTGTTGTCTCACCAACAGTTGCAGCTGTTGGACTTTCATTTTTCAGCTATGGTTTTGCTAAATTAGGCACATGTATAGAGATGGGAATTTTGCAGTTGTTGATGGTGGTTATTTTTGCACTTGTGAGTATGCAGGAAATCACTTTTCAGATGCTGTGTGATATAATGTGAATAATGAAACATTTTCCTTTTCTGATCGTTTATCTATTTCACTTGTGGCAGTACCTCCGGAAAATAAAGTTGTTCGGCTACAGAGTGTTTCTTATTTATGCGGTAAGAATAAGATTTTGGCTTGCAATATTGATTGCACGTGTGATTTTGTGCTGCATGGTGGTTAGTATGAGAAGCTAATTTCTGAACTCTTGATGCTTCCTCCTTAGGTCCCTCTTGGATTAGGAATCACATGGGCCATTGCTTTTGTTCTCACAGCAACTGGAGTTTATAGCTACAAAGGTTGTGATGCAAATATTCCAGCCTCAAACAATGTATCAGCCTTTTGTCGGAAGCATGTGTTGAGGATGAAATCTTGCCGTGTAGACACTTCACATGCCTTAAGATCTCCACCTTGGTTCAGATTTCCATATCCGTTGCAGTGGGGCACTCCGGTTTTTAGTTGGAAAATGGGCCTTGTGATGTGTGTTGTATCAGTTATTGCTTCTGTGGATTCTGTAAGTTGACGATTGCTCTGAAGTTTGATATCTGCATCGCTTGCCGTTGGTATCTTTACTCTGACTAAGCTAGCAATAATTATTTGAATAAGATCTACCCATTGGCACATTGCCTTACCTACATTTGCAAACTTCTTGCTAATGGTCAACTTGacattggttttcttctccgaCACTTTTGGTGCATGGAAACTAGTTCACTTAGTAAAAAACAATTTCTTCTCATTATTTCAAGTCCAGAAACAACCATTTGACTTCAATGTACTTCTGACTAAAGTTTGCCTATCTCCTAACAACATGCTTGTGCCTTTTCAATTTTAGGTTGGTTCCTACCATGCATCATCTTTGTTTGTGGCCACAAGGCCACCAACATCTGGAGTTGTTAGCAGAGGTATTGGTGTCGAAGGTGTCTCTACAGTCTTAGCTGGCCTTTGGGGTACAGGAGTTGGGTCTTCAACGATAACAGAGAATGTACACACAATTGCTGTGACTAAAATGGGTAGCCGAAGAGCAGTTGGATTTGGTGCTATTTTACTTCTATTTCTTTCTATAGTTGGTGAGAAGCTTGTTTCACATTTTCAGTTTGGTGAAAAATTTCTTATGCTGTGAGCAAATATCATCAAAGTAATGAATAAAAGGCATTCTTCTTGCTTATCACTGTTATTATTACTCCTTTGTAGGAAAAGTTGGAGCGTTCATTGCTTCTATTCCTGATGTTTTGGTTGCTGCTCTCCTTTGCTTCATGTGGGCAATGCTATGTGCTCTTGGCTTGTCAAATCTTCGATACAGTGCCACTGGAAGCTCCAGGAACAGTATTATAGTTGGGCTGGCTTTGTTCTTGTCCCTATCAGTTCCTTCATACTTCCAGCAATATGGTGTACATCCTAGCGCAAACTTATCAGTGCCAACTTACTTTCAGCCATACATTGTTGCATCTCATGGACCTGTTCACACCGGATCTGGTGGGGTATGTACTCAAACTGTCAATCTTTTTTCAATGGAATACTTTATTATCCTATTCTGCTCTTTATATGCGCATTACAGTGAAAAAAGGTGGGCATTATTGCCTGTTAGCCAGGCAAATGAAGAAACTGCAACCCTAAGTTGAGCCTAGGAGCCTCTAATCCTGCACACCTCCCACCCTGCTGTCACCATCCCTCTCCTCTGTGTTCCTCACCTTGACCACCAACCAGTATCTTTCCATCTCCCCATTCCCCTTCCTTCTGCTAATTTCTCCTGCCACCAGCCAGCCTCTGCGGCTGGCCTGCCTTTGACTGCACACAACTCGCCACTGGCTACCTAGGAAGGCAAACCACATATCTTGTTCCTATGCCAACCTGACCATCTATATGCTTCGCAAATGAATATATTTAAGGTTTATGGTTCAACTTTCGATCAAtgtataaagaaaaaaaaagcatatGAAGGCACTAATTGAAGGAAATTATATGCTTCAGCTGAGTATTTGTCAAGCATGAATAGTTCTAGTGGGTAAAACTTTT
This genomic interval carries:
- the LOC120675491 gene encoding nucleobase-ascorbate transporter 12-like, with the translated sequence MSSASGALPQPRRGRPGPWPPAPPPQPQAQPLSWAKRTGFQSRVSGESLPSASAPNSGQVPLPRPVEAPADLESGPPRARPNSVLPPPPAAAAATRNGERRQPPPPPPQPRTRRRDSDGGRPNGQAAAPSLPQLQEEEEEAPERPAHVKYELRDSPGLFPLVIYGFQHYISMVGSIILIPLVMVPAMGGSADDTAAVVSTVLLVTGMNTLLHMFIGTRLPLVQGPSFVYLAPALAIINSQEFFGLNDNNFKHIMKHLQGAIIIGGAFQVILGYTGLMSLFLRLINPVVVSPTVAAVGLSFFSYGFAKLGTCIEMGILQLLMVVIFALYLRKIKLFGYRVFLIYAVPLGLGITWAIAFVLTATGVYSYKGCDANIPASNNVSAFCRKHVLRMKSCRVDTSHALRSPPWFRFPYPLQWGTPVFSWKMGLVMCVVSVIASVDSVGSYHASSLFVATRPPTSGVVSRGIGVEGVSTVLAGLWGTGVGSSTITENVHTIAVTKMGSRRAVGFGAILLLFLSIVGKVGAFIASIPDVLVAALLCFMWAMLCALGLSNLRYSATGSSRNSIIVGLALFLSLSVPSYFQQYGVHPSANLSVPTYFQPYIVASHGPVHTGSGGVNYVLNTLLSLNMVIAFLVALILDNTVPGGRQERGLYVWSESEAAKRESAFVKDYELPFKIGRAFRWVKCVGL